One region of Archocentrus centrarchus isolate MPI-CPG fArcCen1 chromosome 6, fArcCen1, whole genome shotgun sequence genomic DNA includes:
- the LOC115781192 gene encoding dnaJ homolog subfamily A member 2-like, giving the protein MSGVADTKLYDILGVSPSASENELKKAYRKLAKEYHPDKNPEAGDKFKEISFAYEVLTNPEKKELYDRYGEQGLREGGGGGPGMEDIFSHIFGGGLFGFMGGQGRGRNGGRRRGDDMVHPLKVSLEDLYNGKTTKLQLSKNVLCSACNGQGGKAGAVQKCVACRGRGMRIMIRQLAPGMVQQMQSVCTDCNGEGEVINEKDRCRKCEGHKVCKETKLLEVHVDKGMRHGQKITFAGEADQAPGMEPGDIVLVLQEKEHEDFRRDGSDLHMVHRIGLVEALCGFLFTVTHLDGRQLLVKYPAGKVIEPGCIRVVKGEGMPQYRNPFEKGDLYIKFDVQFPENNWINPEKLNELECLLPARAETPVIAADAEEVDLTDFDRSQGSGSGARREAYNDSSDEEGGHHGPGVQCAHQ; this is encoded by the exons CTGAAAATGAACTTAAAAAG GCCTACCGCAAATTGGCCAAAGAATACCATCCTGACAAGAATCCCGAAGCTGGAGATAAG TTTAAAGAGATAAGTTTCGCATATGAGGTATTGACAAACCCAGAGAAAAAAGAGCTTTATGATCGCTATGGAGAGCAAGGGCTacgggagggaggaggaggagggcctGGCATGGAAGATATCTTCTCTCACATTTTTGGTGGAGGACTGTTTGGGTTCATGGGGGGACAAGGAAGAGGACGCAATGgaggcaggaggagaggagatgaTATGGTACACCCTCTGAA GGTTTCTCTTGAAGACTTGTACAATGGAAAAACCACAAAACTGCAACTCAGTAAGAATGTGCTGTGTAGTGCCTGTAATGG TCAGGGTGGTAAGGCAGGAGCAGTGCAGAAATGCGTGGCATGCAGAGGACGAGGCATGAGAATCATGATTAGACAGCTGGCTCCAGGAATGGTTCAGCAGATGCAGTCAGTGTGCACAGACTGCAATGGGGAGG GTGAAGTAATAAATGAGAAGGATCGCTGCAGAAAGTGCGAGGGCCATAAAGTGTGTAAGGAGACTAAGCTTCTGGAAGTTCATGTGGACAAGGGAATGAGACATGGACAGAAGATCACATTTGCTGGAGAAGCTGACCAAGCCCCAGGCATGGAACCAGGAGATATAGTTCTGGTGCTGCAAGAGAAGGAACACGAG GATTTCCGTCGTGATGGCAGTGATCTTCACATGGTCCATCGTATCGGCTTGGTTGAGGCTCTCTGCGGCTTCCTGTTTACAGTCACACACCTGGATGGACGTCAGTTGCTTGTTAAATATCCAGCTGGAAAGGTCATTGAGCCAG GCTGCATTCGAGTGGTGAAAGGAGAGGGAATGCCACAGTACAGAAATCCATTTGAGAAGGGAGATCTTTACATCAAGTTTGATGTCCAGTTCCCTGAAAACAACTGGATTAACCCTGAAAAACTGAAT GAACTTGAGTGCTTGCTGCCTGCTCGTGCCGAGACTCCCGTCATTGCAGCAGATGCAGAGGAAGTTGACCTAACAGATTTTGACAGGAGTCAAGGTTCAGGAAGTGGAGCCAGAAGAGAGGCCTACAATGACAGTTCTGATGAGGAAGGGGGCCATCATGGCCCAGGAGTGCAGTGCGCACATCAATAG